One genomic segment of Thalassospiraceae bacterium LMO-SO8 includes these proteins:
- a CDS encoding 3'-5' exonuclease, producing the protein MKGDDLALIVMDLEWTAWEGSSQRHWTGPGEEMEIVQIGAVRLADTPALEELSAFEILVRPRINPTLDRYFTDLTGITQDRLDRDGVDLKTGLGEFAEFIGPSTEAFGFGDEFTHIVTNCQLYGLANPFADCRCADVRPAVMAHLGINWVPNSSELPGLMDFTPPGAKHQGLADSRCVAEALRRARKAGRF; encoded by the coding sequence CTGATCGTCATGGACCTGGAATGGACCGCCTGGGAAGGGTCCTCGCAACGCCATTGGACCGGCCCCGGCGAAGAAATGGAAATCGTGCAGATCGGCGCGGTCAGGCTGGCCGACACGCCCGCCCTGGAAGAACTGAGCGCCTTTGAAATCCTGGTCCGCCCCCGCATCAACCCGACCCTCGACCGATATTTCACGGACCTCACGGGCATCACCCAGGATCGCCTGGACCGCGACGGCGTGGATTTGAAAACGGGCCTGGGCGAGTTTGCCGAATTCATCGGCCCGTCCACGGAAGCCTTCGGATTTGGCGACGAATTCACCCATATCGTCACCAACTGCCAATTGTACGGCCTGGCCAATCCCTTCGCCGATTGCCGCTGTGCCGACGTACGCCCGGCAGTAATGGCCCACCTCGGTATTAACTGGGTGCCCAACAGCTCGGAGTTGCCGGGGCTCATGGACTTCACCCCGCCGGGCGCCAAGCACCAGGGCCTCGCCGACAGCCGATGTGTCGCCGAGGCGCTGCGCCGGGCACGCAAGGCGGGCCGGTTCTAG
- a CDS encoding MFS transporter — translation MSYTDRHGVQFLFLNIGHLLDHLFLLIYATAVVTMSLDPAFQLTFAQAIKELVGALPFEGGALNAIVEWADGLTEKGSYGFLLALSTASFIAFGAFSLPAGWLGDKWSKHGMMTVFFIGIGTASVMTGFANGPYQVAGGLLVIGIFAAIYHPVGISMVAENAKSLGRELGINGVWGNFGVACAAVVSGFLTDHYGWRAAFIAPGVVSILVGLAYLVFSRNAPEPHPLAKKDKFIGATPEQVKRAIFVVLLASAPGMLIFNSTTNSLPKLFTERLGDLAANVSQAGFWGFGVFVVASMAQVMMGHLLDKYRLKPIYIIAVALQAPLIFLVAYAYNEGLLGAATAMMFIVFSIIPIHDTIIARFTSKEIRSRVFALKYLVGLLVGAAALPLTGWLHSVVGGFTVVFLVLGALAVFECCVTFFLPARDHLTQQAESAAQPAE, via the coding sequence ATGTCCTACACCGACCGCCACGGCGTCCAGTTTCTGTTCCTGAACATCGGCCATCTGCTGGATCATTTATTCCTTCTCATCTACGCGACGGCCGTCGTGACCATGTCCCTGGATCCGGCCTTTCAACTGACTTTCGCGCAGGCGATCAAAGAGTTGGTTGGCGCACTGCCGTTTGAGGGAGGGGCTCTGAACGCGATCGTCGAATGGGCGGACGGATTGACCGAAAAGGGGTCGTACGGGTTTCTCCTGGCGCTCTCGACGGCGAGTTTCATCGCCTTCGGGGCATTCTCTCTTCCTGCGGGATGGCTGGGTGACAAATGGTCCAAGCACGGCATGATGACCGTGTTCTTCATCGGCATCGGGACGGCATCGGTCATGACCGGGTTTGCCAACGGACCTTATCAGGTCGCGGGAGGCTTGCTTGTCATCGGCATCTTCGCCGCCATCTATCATCCGGTCGGTATCTCCATGGTAGCGGAAAACGCCAAGTCGCTTGGCCGGGAGTTGGGCATCAACGGCGTGTGGGGAAATTTCGGCGTCGCCTGTGCCGCCGTGGTTTCCGGCTTTCTGACCGATCACTACGGTTGGCGGGCGGCCTTCATCGCGCCAGGCGTGGTCTCGATCCTTGTTGGTCTGGCCTATCTGGTGTTTTCCCGGAACGCACCGGAGCCCCATCCGCTCGCCAAGAAAGACAAGTTCATCGGTGCGACGCCGGAACAGGTCAAACGCGCGATCTTCGTCGTGCTGTTGGCGTCGGCACCCGGCATGCTCATTTTCAATTCGACAACGAACTCCCTTCCGAAGCTGTTCACCGAACGGTTGGGCGACCTCGCTGCAAACGTGTCACAGGCGGGATTCTGGGGTTTTGGCGTGTTTGTCGTTGCCTCCATGGCCCAGGTCATGATGGGGCATCTGTTGGACAAATATCGTCTGAAACCGATTTACATTATCGCCGTCGCGCTGCAGGCACCGCTGATTTTCCTGGTCGCTTATGCCTATAACGAAGGTCTGCTCGGTGCTGCCACGGCGATGATGTTCATCGTCTTCTCGATCATCCCAATCCACGACACCATCATCGCGCGGTTCACGTCCAAGGAAATCCGCTCGCGTGTGTTCGCGTTGAAATACCTGGTCGGATTGCTGGTTGGGGCCGCGGCGTTGCCGCTGACCGGGTGGCTGCACTCGGTGGTCGGCGGCTTTACGGTGGTCTTTCTCGTATTGGGTGCGCTTGCTGTGTTCGAATGCTGCGTCACCTTCTTTCTGCCGGCCCGCGATCACCTGACGCAACAGGCTGAAAGTGCAGCTCAGCCCGCGGAATGA
- a CDS encoding helix-turn-helix transcriptional regulator, giving the protein MDGPLREQTHQDNIARVNALQAVPRPVVAAATDYPAGQATRWHSHPRAQLVYGISGVMAVTTEAGVWVVPPERAVWVPGGMAHRVDFPTEVKMRSLWVSPEAAQGLPRACSVVTVSPLLRELIRAAVDLPAEYDADGPAGRLMAVILDQLKVLDQAPLHLPWPEDTRLRRIAEALTDDPALDAGLDTLAKSAGASARTLARLFVKNTGMTFGAWRQQARLLKALELLAAGQSVTATALDLGYDSPSAFIAMFKKALGVSPGRYFR; this is encoded by the coding sequence ATGGACGGCCCTCTTCGCGAACAGACCCATCAGGACAACATTGCGCGGGTCAATGCCCTGCAAGCCGTGCCGCGCCCCGTGGTCGCCGCCGCCACGGACTATCCGGCGGGTCAGGCGACGCGTTGGCATTCCCATCCGCGGGCGCAACTGGTCTACGGCATTTCCGGCGTCATGGCCGTGACCACCGAAGCCGGTGTCTGGGTCGTGCCGCCGGAACGCGCCGTCTGGGTGCCCGGCGGCATGGCGCACCGGGTCGATTTCCCGACCGAGGTCAAGATGCGCAGCCTGTGGGTCAGCCCCGAGGCCGCCCAGGGCCTGCCCCGGGCATGCAGCGTCGTCACCGTGTCGCCGCTGCTGCGCGAACTGATCCGCGCCGCCGTCGACCTGCCCGCCGAATACGACGCGGACGGCCCGGCCGGGCGGCTGATGGCGGTGATCCTCGACCAGTTGAAGGTCCTCGACCAGGCCCCCCTGCACCTGCCCTGGCCCGAGGACACGCGCCTGAGACGCATCGCCGAGGCGCTGACCGACGACCCGGCGCTGGACGCCGGGCTCGACACCCTGGCTAAATCCGCGGGCGCCAGCGCGCGCACCCTGGCGCGGCTTTTCGTCAAGAACACCGGCATGACCTTCGGCGCCTGGCGGCAGCAGGCGCGGCTCTTGAAGGCGCTGGAACTGCTGGCCGCCGGACAGTCCGTGACGGCGACGGCCCTCGATCTCGGCTACGACAGCCCATCCGCCTTCATCGCCATGTTCAAAAAGGCTCTGGGCGTGTCGCCGGGAAGATATTTTCGCTGA
- a CDS encoding chromate resistance protein, with protein MSDPALPLSANAVSADDLNRALATPDAPVVIDVRRRAAFDKADSMIATAVWRDHADAADWAEDLPEDCAVVVYCVHGHAISQSAAATLRALGIDAYYLDGGIDHFIEAGGITIKRGLVPDGRSSIWVTRERPKIDRIACPWLIRRFIDPDAVFHYVAKDFVKDVATETGGVPYDIPDVAFSHVGEKCSFDAFVVWSGIQNPAMDRLADIVRGADTGRLDLAPECAGLLAMSLGLSALYEDDDLAMLDAGMAVYDALFAWARHAAAETHNWVPKPA; from the coding sequence ATGTCCGACCCCGCCCTGCCCCTGTCCGCCAATGCCGTTTCCGCCGACGACCTGAACCGCGCCCTCGCCACGCCCGACGCGCCGGTCGTCATCGACGTGCGCCGCCGCGCCGCCTTCGACAAAGCCGACAGCATGATCGCGACCGCCGTCTGGCGCGACCATGCGGATGCCGCCGACTGGGCCGAAGACCTGCCGGAGGACTGCGCGGTCGTCGTCTATTGCGTGCACGGCCATGCCATCAGCCAAAGCGCCGCCGCAACCCTGCGGGCGCTGGGCATCGATGCCTATTACCTGGACGGCGGCATCGATCATTTCATCGAAGCCGGCGGCATCACCATCAAGCGCGGTCTCGTGCCCGACGGCCGGTCCAGCATCTGGGTCACCCGCGAGCGGCCCAAGATCGACCGCATCGCCTGCCCCTGGCTGATCCGCCGCTTCATCGATCCGGATGCGGTGTTCCACTACGTCGCCAAGGACTTCGTCAAGGACGTGGCGACGGAGACCGGCGGCGTGCCCTACGACATCCCGGACGTGGCGTTCAGCCATGTCGGCGAGAAATGCAGCTTCGACGCCTTCGTCGTCTGGTCGGGCATTCAAAATCCGGCCATGGACCGGCTGGCGGACATCGTCCGCGGCGCGGATACGGGACGGCTCGATCTGGCGCCGGAATGCGCGGGATTGCTGGCGATGTCCCTGGGACTGTCGGCGCTGTACGAGGACGACGACCTGGCGATGCTGGATGCCGGAATGGCGGTCTATGACGCGCTGTTCGCCTGGGCGCGGCACGCGGCGGCGGAAACCCACAACTGGGTGCCCAAACCGGCCTAG
- a CDS encoding sulfite exporter TauE/SafE family protein: MIQDPLFYLLAVPAVLIAGISKGGFGSGLALIAVPMMSLIVPVPMAAAIMLPVLMSIDFINIWVYRKDFSGPDLKVLLPGAVLGTAAGWAGFQFMTEEGTRLMVGLIAIAFTLDHWLPLRPKPDGARPPGLRGVFWGMCGGFTSFFAHAGAPPVQVYLLPRGLAKKPFVGTFAIFFWAVNLMKFPAYWELGQFTAEVLWTALVLVPLVPIGIRIGLWGQNRLSDKVFFGVCYVLLFFTGIKLTWDGLRPLIG; encoded by the coding sequence ATGATCCAAGATCCCCTGTTCTATCTCCTGGCCGTGCCGGCGGTCTTGATCGCGGGCATTTCCAAGGGCGGGTTCGGCTCCGGCCTGGCGCTGATCGCCGTGCCGATGATGTCGCTGATCGTGCCCGTGCCCATGGCGGCGGCGATCATGCTGCCGGTGCTGATGTCCATCGACTTCATCAACATCTGGGTCTACCGCAAGGATTTCAGCGGCCCCGACCTCAAGGTTCTGCTGCCCGGGGCCGTGCTGGGCACGGCGGCCGGATGGGCCGGGTTTCAGTTCATGACCGAGGAAGGCACGCGGCTGATGGTCGGGCTGATCGCCATTGCCTTCACCCTCGACCATTGGCTGCCGCTGCGCCCCAAGCCCGATGGTGCCCGGCCGCCCGGCTTGCGCGGCGTGTTCTGGGGCATGTGCGGCGGCTTCACCAGTTTCTTCGCCCATGCGGGCGCGCCGCCGGTGCAGGTCTACCTGCTGCCGCGCGGCCTCGCCAAAAAACCCTTCGTCGGGACCTTCGCCATCTTCTTCTGGGCCGTAAACCTGATGAAATTTCCGGCCTATTGGGAACTGGGCCAGTTCACGGCGGAAGTCCTCTGGACCGCGCTGGTCCTGGTGCCCCTGGTGCCCATCGGCATCCGCATCGGCCTGTGGGGGCAGAACCGTTTGTCGGATAAGGTGTTCTTCGGCGTGTGCTACGTGTTGCTGTTCTTCACCGGCATCAAGCTGACCTGGGACGGATTGCGGCCGCTGATCGGCTAG
- a CDS encoding MFS transporter: MSLSERLAPSEDLSEAEVETGLKWLLHNGIWAQGMETLALGPILVAYALYFDASNLAIGLLVALPNLGQLALLPAVQVVEKVRRRRLLAVVFGAASRPMLLVMAAAVLIPSKEAGLALLLTGLTLRYSLGAFVGCSFNSWIRDLVPENRMGAVFANRLMWMTGIGMAVSLLAGLFVDEWGRLVPHREAYGYAILLVLAFVAGCASVYCMCRIPEPAMPPAERHLPLTERLAEPLKDVNFRNLVIFLGSWNFAINLAAPFFTVYLYKRLGLSVTMVTALLIVSQAANIAVLKTWGRIADRVSNKGVLTVAAPLFVLSIFLWTFTTLPEKHVLTVPLLVVIHILTGVSTAGVTLASGNISLKLAPRGAAASYLSVASLITAICAGTAPIIGGLFADWFTDRELTLILRWTEPETRHLFQAINLRHWDFFFILAAVLGFLSLNRLRQVKEVGEVEEDIVLEEIMATARQGMRNLTSVAGLRSAATYPVELLFRKVRLRRRKGGEKTPTRFTSDGPIP, translated from the coding sequence ATGTCCCTTTCCGAGCGCCTGGCGCCCTCCGAAGACTTAAGCGAGGCCGAGGTCGAAACCGGCCTGAAGTGGCTGCTGCACAACGGCATCTGGGCCCAGGGCATGGAGACGCTGGCGCTGGGGCCGATCCTGGTCGCCTACGCGCTCTATTTCGACGCCTCGAACCTGGCCATCGGCTTGCTGGTCGCCCTGCCCAACCTGGGCCAATTGGCCCTGCTGCCCGCCGTTCAGGTGGTCGAAAAGGTGCGTCGGCGGCGCCTGCTCGCCGTTGTCTTCGGCGCGGCCAGCCGGCCCATGCTGCTGGTCATGGCGGCGGCGGTGCTGATCCCGTCGAAGGAGGCGGGCCTGGCCCTGCTGCTGACCGGGCTCACGCTTCGCTACAGCCTCGGCGCCTTCGTCGGCTGCTCGTTCAATTCCTGGATTCGCGATCTGGTGCCGGAAAACCGCATGGGGGCGGTGTTCGCCAACCGCCTGATGTGGATGACCGGCATCGGCATGGCGGTCAGCCTGCTGGCCGGTCTGTTCGTCGACGAATGGGGCCGCCTGGTGCCGCATCGGGAAGCCTACGGCTATGCGATCCTGCTGGTCCTCGCCTTCGTCGCCGGTTGCGCCAGCGTCTATTGCATGTGCCGCATTCCGGAACCGGCCATGCCGCCGGCGGAACGCCATCTGCCCCTGACCGAGCGTCTGGCCGAACCCTTGAAGGACGTCAATTTCCGCAACCTGGTGATCTTCCTGGGATCCTGGAACTTCGCCATCAATCTGGCGGCGCCCTTCTTCACGGTCTACCTGTACAAGCGCCTGGGGCTCAGCGTCACCATGGTCACGGCGTTGCTGATCGTCAGTCAGGCAGCCAACATCGCCGTGCTGAAGACCTGGGGGCGGATCGCCGACCGGGTGTCCAACAAGGGCGTGTTGACCGTCGCCGCGCCGCTGTTCGTGCTGTCGATTTTTCTGTGGACCTTCACCACCCTGCCGGAAAAACACGTGCTGACCGTCCCGCTGCTGGTCGTCATCCACATCCTGACCGGCGTCTCGACCGCCGGGGTGACGCTGGCCTCGGGCAACATCAGTTTGAAGCTGGCCCCCCGGGGGGCGGCGGCAAGTTATTTGTCCGTCGCGTCCCTCATCACCGCGATCTGCGCCGGCACGGCGCCGATCATCGGCGGGCTGTTCGCCGACTGGTTCACGGACCGCGAACTGACCCTGATCCTGCGCTGGACCGAACCGGAAACCCGCCACCTGTTCCAGGCCATCAACCTGCGCCATTGGGATTTCTTCTTCATTCTGGCGGCGGTTTTGGGGTTTCTCTCGCTCAACCGCCTGCGTCAGGTTAAAGAGGTTGGCGAGGTCGAGGAGGACATCGTCCTGGAAGAAATCATGGCCACCGCCCGCCAGGGCATGCGCAACCTGACCTCGGTCGCGGGCCTGCGCTCGGCGGCCACTTATCCCGTGGAACTCCTGTTCCGCAAGGTGCGCCTGCGCCGTCGCAAGGGCGGCGAGAAAACACCCACGCGTTTCACCTCTGACGGACCGATCCCCTGA
- a CDS encoding Spx/MgsR family RNA polymerase-binding regulatory protein has product MLTVWGLKTCDTCKKALKWLSDEGIGHAVKDVRADGVPAAELARWIDAVGWETLVNKASTTWRGLADADKDGLDAAKAKALLAAHPTLIKRPVFVSGKDVVVGFRDAQKAALKAGT; this is encoded by the coding sequence ATGCTGACCGTCTGGGGCCTGAAGACCTGCGACACCTGCAAGAAGGCGCTCAAGTGGCTGTCCGACGAAGGCATCGGCCATGCCGTGAAGGATGTCCGCGCCGACGGCGTTCCGGCGGCTGAATTGGCGCGCTGGATCGACGCCGTGGGCTGGGAAACCCTGGTCAACAAGGCGTCGACCACCTGGCGGGGCCTTGCCGACGCCGACAAGGACGGGCTTGACGCCGCCAAGGCCAAGGCGCTGCTGGCGGCCCATCCGACCCTGATCAAGCGGCCCGTGTTCGTGTCCGGCAAGGACGTCGTGGTCGGTTTCCGCGACGCTCAGAAGGCCGCTCTCAAGGCCGGGACCTGA
- the yaaA gene encoding peroxide stress protein YaaA, which yields MLALISPAKKLDFESDPTLDSHTQPDFLAKSKKLVQAARKLSRQDLRNLMGISETLADQNFQRFKDFKPPFDLSNAKQAAMVFNGDTYVGLKAREMSKADLEYAQDHLRILSGLYGLLRPLDLIQPYRLEMGLKFANPGGENLYAFWNGALTKAVDQAVEGHKDPTIVNLASNEYFKAIDPKALTAPVITPVFKEVNQGQARVLGLFAKQARGMMARYMIVNRVETADGLKKFTDGGYRFQAAQSDDTTWVFTRKQPPKVTK from the coding sequence ATGCTGGCCCTGATTTCCCCCGCCAAGAAGCTGGACTTCGAATCCGATCCGACCCTGGACAGCCACACTCAACCCGACTTTCTGGCCAAGTCGAAGAAACTGGTTCAGGCCGCGCGCAAACTGTCGCGCCAGGACCTGCGCAACCTGATGGGCATCAGCGAAACCCTGGCCGACCAGAACTTTCAGCGGTTCAAGGATTTCAAGCCGCCCTTCGACCTCAGCAACGCCAAGCAGGCGGCCATGGTGTTCAACGGCGACACCTATGTCGGCCTGAAGGCGCGCGAGATGTCGAAAGCCGATCTGGAATATGCCCAGGATCACCTGCGCATCCTGTCCGGCCTTTACGGCCTGCTGCGGCCGCTTGACCTGATCCAACCCTACCGCCTGGAAATGGGATTGAAGTTCGCCAACCCGGGGGGCGAGAATCTGTACGCGTTCTGGAACGGCGCCCTGACCAAGGCCGTCGATCAGGCCGTGGAAGGGCATAAGGATCCGACCATCGTGAACCTGGCGTCCAACGAATATTTCAAGGCCATCGACCCCAAGGCCCTGACGGCCCCCGTGATCACGCCCGTGTTCAAGGAAGTGAACCAGGGCCAGGCCCGCGTGCTCGGCCTGTTCGCCAAGCAGGCGCGCGGCATGATGGCCCGCTACATGATCGTCAACCGCGTCGAAACCGCCGATGGTCTTAAAAAGTTCACGGACGGCGGCTATCGCTTTCAGGCGGCGCAGAGCGACGACACGACCTGGGTGTTCACCCGCAAGCAGCCGCCCAAGGTAACGAAATAG
- the chrA gene encoding chromate efflux transporter, with the protein MDAETAGTPPQPETSTPGAPPAVGFAEAAWYWLHLGFISFGGPAGQIAIMQADCVDKKRWIDQQAFLRGLNYSMLLPGPEAQQLAAYIGWRLHGIRGAVTAGTLFFLPGAVLMMALAWIAAAHGDNTWVIKIFNGIKPAVIGIIVFAVWRIGKKTCNSLPAVALAAAAFAALHFGHVPFPLIILAAGVLGAMIPALGKVGGHGHGGDAGHGDSHHMQRPAGNPWTRLAGITALFLVLLALPVAALVMIAGPAPFLAVAKLFTTAALVTFGGAYAVLPYITDAAVNTHGWIAPGDMLNGLALAETTPGPLVLVNTYVGFFAGWNGAGAAHLSQVAAGLLAAALTTYVTYLPSFYFIIAGAPYVDALQSNEHARRALSGITTAVVGVIFNLAVFLGESVLVTKAGGVDWTAAAVATGALALLLSGRVPIPALVGIGAVLGASGLV; encoded by the coding sequence ATGGATGCAGAGACCGCCGGCACCCCGCCGCAACCGGAAACCTCAACCCCCGGCGCCCCGCCCGCCGTCGGCTTTGCCGAAGCGGCGTGGTATTGGCTGCACCTGGGGTTCATCTCGTTCGGCGGCCCGGCCGGCCAGATCGCCATCATGCAGGCCGACTGCGTCGACAAGAAACGCTGGATCGACCAGCAGGCGTTCCTCCGCGGCCTCAACTATTCCATGCTGCTGCCCGGACCCGAGGCACAGCAACTGGCCGCCTATATCGGCTGGCGCCTGCACGGCATCCGGGGGGCGGTCACCGCCGGCACCCTGTTCTTCCTGCCGGGCGCGGTCCTGATGATGGCGCTGGCCTGGATCGCCGCCGCCCACGGCGACAACACCTGGGTCATCAAGATCTTCAACGGAATCAAGCCCGCGGTGATCGGCATCATCGTGTTTGCCGTGTGGCGCATCGGCAAAAAGACCTGTAATTCGCTGCCTGCCGTGGCGTTGGCGGCGGCGGCCTTCGCGGCCCTGCATTTCGGCCATGTGCCCTTCCCCCTGATCATCCTGGCCGCCGGTGTTCTGGGCGCGATGATTCCAGCCCTAGGAAAGGTCGGCGGCCACGGCCACGGCGGCGACGCGGGCCATGGCGACAGCCATCACATGCAACGCCCGGCAGGCAATCCCTGGACGCGGCTGGCGGGGATCACGGCCCTGTTCCTGGTGCTGTTGGCTCTGCCGGTGGCGGCCCTGGTCATGATCGCCGGTCCGGCACCCTTCCTGGCCGTGGCCAAGCTGTTCACCACGGCGGCCCTGGTCACCTTCGGCGGCGCCTATGCGGTGCTGCCCTACATCACCGACGCGGCCGTCAACACCCATGGCTGGATCGCGCCGGGCGACATGCTGAACGGCCTGGCGCTCGCCGAAACCACGCCGGGGCCGCTGGTCCTGGTCAATACCTACGTCGGCTTCTTCGCCGGTTGGAACGGGGCCGGGGCGGCGCATCTGTCGCAGGTCGCCGCCGGGCTGCTGGCGGCGGCGCTGACGACCTATGTCACCTACCTGCCGTCGTTCTATTTCATCATCGCGGGCGCGCCCTACGTGGATGCCCTGCAATCCAACGAACACGCCCGGCGGGCCCTGTCCGGAATCACCACCGCCGTGGTCGGCGTGATCTTCAATCTGGCGGTCTTTTTGGGAGAATCGGTTCTGGTCACAAAGGCGGGCGGCGTCGATTGGACGGCCGCTGCCGTGGCCACGGGGGCCTTGGCGCTGCTGCTGTCGGGCCGGGTGCCGATTCCGGCCCTGGTCGGGATCGGCGCCGTGCTTGGCGCCAGCGGACTCGTCTAG
- a CDS encoding DSD1 family PLP-dependent enzyme → MPQPAPARIGDAAEDIDTPALLIELDAFERNLRKMADFAKESGVRLRPHSKTHKSAHIARLQMELGAVGVCCQKVSEAEALVQSGINDVLISNQVVGRHKLNRLSALARHAKIAVCADDADNVADLNAAAGQVGVIMDVLVEIDVGAGRCGVTPGEAAVALAKEIDRSRNLRFAGLQAYQGSAQHIRDFAERKMAINAAQVLTKKTVEQLAEAGLECDTVGGAGTGTYEFHTKSKVWNELQCGSYVFMDADYGQNRMSDGKPFRAFENSLFVLATVMSKTSDDFCVVDAGHKALGNDQGFPLVSELEEVTYSKPSDEHGRLDLSETRQALKLGDKVRLIPGHCDPTVNLYDWYVGVRNGRVEALWQVTARGALT, encoded by the coding sequence ATGCCGCAACCCGCACCCGCGCGTATCGGTGACGCCGCCGAGGACATTGACACGCCGGCCCTCTTGATCGAGCTCGACGCGTTCGAACGCAATCTGCGGAAAATGGCCGACTTCGCCAAGGAATCCGGCGTCCGTCTGCGCCCCCATTCCAAGACCCACAAGTCGGCCCATATCGCGCGCCTGCAAATGGAACTGGGCGCGGTCGGCGTGTGCTGCCAGAAGGTGTCGGAGGCCGAGGCCCTGGTCCAGTCCGGCATTAACGACGTGCTGATTTCCAACCAGGTGGTCGGGCGGCACAAACTGAACCGCCTGTCGGCCCTGGCCCGCCACGCCAAGATCGCGGTCTGCGCCGACGACGCGGACAACGTGGCCGACCTCAACGCCGCCGCCGGCCAGGTCGGCGTGATCATGGACGTGCTGGTGGAAATCGACGTCGGCGCCGGGCGCTGCGGCGTGACGCCGGGCGAAGCGGCGGTGGCCCTGGCCAAGGAGATCGACCGCTCGCGCAACCTGCGCTTTGCAGGCCTCCAGGCCTACCAGGGATCGGCCCAGCACATCCGTGATTTCGCCGAACGCAAGATGGCCATCAACGCGGCCCAGGTATTGACCAAGAAGACGGTCGAGCAGCTTGCCGAAGCGGGACTGGAGTGCGACACGGTCGGCGGCGCCGGCACCGGCACCTATGAATTTCACACGAAGTCAAAGGTGTGGAACGAACTGCAATGCGGATCCTATGTATTCATGGACGCCGATTACGGCCAGAACCGCATGTCCGACGGAAAGCCGTTCCGGGCGTTCGAGAATTCCCTGTTCGTGCTGGCCACCGTGATGTCGAAAACCAGCGACGATTTCTGCGTCGTCGATGCCGGGCACAAGGCGCTCGGCAACGACCAGGGCTTTCCCCTGGTCTCCGAGCTGGAGGAAGTCACCTACTCCAAGCCCTCGGACGAGCACGGCCGCCTCGATCTGAGCGAAACCCGCCAAGCCCTCAAGCTGGGCGACAAGGTGCGCCTGATCCCCGGCCACTGCGATCCGACCGTGAACCTGTACGACTGGTACGTGGGCGTGCGCAACGGCCGGGTCGAGGCTCTGTGGCAGGTCACGGCACGCGGGGCCCTGACCTGA
- a CDS encoding DUF2061 domain-containing protein has translation MSRKLIKTGTYSAMHLVVAVTVAYVLTRDWHVALGVGIIEPMVQTAAYTIHEALWGKVKDVPRNDRTTPGGATAAAA, from the coding sequence ATGTCACGCAAACTGATCAAAACGGGCACCTATTCCGCCATGCACTTGGTGGTCGCCGTGACGGTGGCCTATGTCCTGACCCGTGACTGGCACGTCGCCTTGGGCGTGGGGATCATCGAACCGATGGTGCAGACCGCCGCCTACACAATCCACGAAGCCCTGTGGGGAAAGGTGAAGGACGTCCCCCGGAACGACCGAACCACGCCCGGCGGCGCGACGGCGGCGGCAGCCTAA